The window TCGTTCTGATGGGAGCCAAGCTGGGTAGCAGCACCCACGACAATTCTTGTGCCAATTCATCGAGTTCACCTAATAACCATCGTCCAGCATTCAGGGCGGGTTGGGTAACCATTTGCAGCGTGTCGGCAAGGTGTTTTTTGATCGCGGTGAGCGGCTCAGGTTGTCCGGCTGGCTGTTGTAATTGATACACCCAGTTCAGTAACTCCGGATTCGTGAGAACGAGCGCACCCTGTTCCCAGGTCAAAACCTGCCACAACTGGCGATCGGATGATTGTAAATTAGGCAACAAAGCTTCTAGTTCCGAACGCTTACGTGCTAATTGCATGGAGCGTTGATTGACGCTTTCTGGCAAGGGAATGGCGGTGGGTTCTAGACAGCGCAAATTCAGTAACAAACGGTCGGGATTGTGCTCAAACCAGTTTAAAGGAACTTGATAAGTCCAGTCTTCTTCGGCCTCTAAATCATGTTGTTTGCGTTGGTTCAATAACTGTTGGTAAGATAAGAAACCTTGCACAACGGCAATTTCTTGTTCTTCTTGCACTTCTACCAAAACATAGAAGTGTGCCACAAATTCCGGTAAATCTACAACCGCTCTAGGCACAGTGACTTCTTCATCCGTGAAGCTACCCATGGCAATCAGGCAAAGTTTAAATTGACCCACTTGCAAATGGCTCACGGCATCAATTGCATTTGCCATAAACGGCTGTAAAAGAGTGCATTGTTTTTTATTCAGAGTCAAGTCTGTGGCACGGGATTCCAACCATTCCTCAAAACCGCCGAGTGCCAGCGCGTTGAGATAAGTTTGCCACTGCCGTTCTTCATCGGGAATTTGAGCACTCAAGTTTAACGCTTGGTCAACAACATCAGGTGATAAGTTGATGGCTTCGGTGGGCAAAACATCAAAATCAGGCAACATTTGGGCAGTACGATTTGAGAAATTAGTCATTGTTAGAGCTCCTAGTATCGAGGTAGAGGCAGAGTCTCTCCGCAAAGAGACTTGTGGTGGTCGTTTGGTTTTTGGTGCCAGTGGCGGTAGAAGCTTCCGTTGCCGCTTCTTGGATAAGCTGAGTCACTTGTTCGTCGAGAGCCTCTTCAAGCTGCTTACTAAGAGCATTGAGGCGTTCCGGATCAGTGTAGATTTTGGCTTGTTCGATCACGCGATCGCGTAATAAGACGAGGAACTGCTGTTGAATATCGGCACGGAACGATTTCAACTGCAACAACCTTGAGACATGAAATTGAGCTTGTAAATTTACGGCTTTGGCAATGTCCCCCATTGACTTTCCCTGGCAGTGAAACAATTGCAAGGCCGTGAGAAAATTTTTGGCTTTCTGGGGGTTTTTGTGGTGTAATTTCCCGGCTTTATCTTCAGTGACTTTGGCGATCGCTTGGTCTAAGCAAGTGATGAATTGTTGACGGTAAGAGAGTAAAAACTCAGTTTGTTCGTCAGTGGTGTTTCGGTCATCGATAAAGTCACGGAACCAAGTTCGATCGGCTGAAGCATTACTATTAACAGGGGCGTCCATAGATTCTGTAGGAAGAGAGCCACCTCGAACATGAATTCGGTAATCTCTGAGCATCGACGCCATTTCTTGGAGTTTTGCCATGATGGTTTCGGGGCGAAACCGCTCTCCGGTTTGAGTCAATAGGCGCATTTGCATTTGTTCGAGTTGTTCCCTAGTGGGTGGCAGGCACTGTCCCTTGATTCCCTGTTGTCGTGATTGGAGGCGTTGCGCCCGATAGACGGCATGGTAGCTATCTAGAAGTTGTTTGGACTGCTCAATTTCAAACGATGTTAGTTGATGAAACTGCAAAAAAATTCGCTGAATTTGTTTGGAATTGGTATCGTTGAGAATTGCCCAATCACTGACGAGATAAACGCCGTGTTCGAGTAAAAAAGTATTGAGTTCTCGATGATGTTTTACCAACCGGGTTGTCCAGGTGCCTAAACTGCTTTGCTCTGGATTAAAGCTTTGCAGGATTTCCTGGGGTAGAGATTGATAAGAAGTCGAGACGGCAGGAGTCGTATTTCTCCTCAATCGGCGGCTGTCGTCATCTAAGACACAACGTAGTAAATCGTTACAGGTGAAGCCGTGTTCCGTGCCAAACTGCGCTTCCAATTGCAGGCAAACACGCTCGATTTGGATAGAGATAAAGCATAAAAGACAAAGTTCTGATAAAAAACGCTTACTGGTATCGTTAGTTTTGAGTTCAGTAGTTTCTCGCATCCAATGCAGCAGTTGACGCTGGATCAGCGCATCCGGCACTTCGCTTTCAGGCGTAAATTCCGGAAATGAAGCTAAGAAAAACGTCTTTACGGAGGGAATTTCCTCGATTTTGCGTTTTCCAGCCGCCTCAATTTTTACAATTGTCCAGTATCTCGATGCAGCACTCATTGCAATTTAATCGGGTGACAGATCATCTAGTATCACTACTGAACCGTATCTTTAAGCAAGGCTCGAATCAGCGAGTAACTTGCTACTGAAGGCTGAGTGATTGATGCTCTCCTCGTCCTGAAGTAAGAAACAATTCTCAACCTTAGCTTTCCCTTTCACTTGTTTCACCTCCCTTAGACTGGATTTAATGGCTGAGTTGGCATAAGAGTTTGTTCTCTCACTGATATCTAACTCTGAACCGGGTTACCTTATGCAGCTAAGCAGGTGCTGACTGGCAGAAATAATCTACTAGTTCTTTTGTTGATTTTTCTCCCCCCACTCCCCAGCACCCCAGCACCCACTGCCCCAATTTGCATAACCTTGCCGTCCACAGAGAGATAGGTAAGTAGATAGGTAAAACAATGGGTACGAGGTAGCTATGAAGAGGCGTCTACTCTCTAGCATTTTCATTACAGCCTGTCTATGGGCGATTGCGAATCTTTCTGAGTATCAGTCGGCATCCCCATCAGCGGCAAAACCATCCATAACCACAGCCACTAAGCTGTTCTCCAATTACCAGCATTAACTCGCCGGACTCTTAGATGAGCCGAGTTGAGCGCGATCGCATCTTCAGGACATCCTAATGGCACAATCAAGGACTAATCCTGTCGAGTTTGCCAAGAACGGCAAAAGGTCGTTCAATAGTTGATTGTTGCTCACAAAGAGAAATATGACACCTCTGCAAATCGCCGTCCTGATCGGGTTATTCCTTGTTGCCCTCAAATTTGTCGCCTCTCTCTTTGGCTATGGCAACACCCGCCTACTGAATAATTTAGTTACAGTCGTTCTCAGTGTCTTCGTGACGTTTGAAATTGTGAAGCTGGTGCAAGCGATCGCACTGCGCTTTGGCGTCGCCTGAACGATTCATCTCACGGGCTGTTTGCGATCAGCTACGAGCCTAGTGCAGCATGGCGGAAATAACTATCCAGTTAAAAAGGTTAAAAAGCTTACTGTAAAAGCTTTCTTTCCTTCTGCCCTCTGCCTTTTATCTACTCCTACGGAGAACGCTACGCGAACTTCCTTCTGGCACTAGTGTCTTTGGGGAAAAGCGCGTCTCTCCTGAATTATAAGAGAATTGTTAAGCTTTTTCTCCCCGCTTCCCTTGATTTTGCCGAAGCGGCAGCTCGATCGCAAACTCGCTACCTTGTCCCTCTAGGGATGTCACTTCTAACCGGCCCTGGTGATGCTCTACCACAATCTGGTAACTCGTGGTTAAACCTAACCCCGTACCCGATCCAATCGGTTTAGTCGTAAAGAAGGGGTCGAAAATTCGAGAGCGTACTGACTCACCCATCCCGCAACCATTATCAGAAATCCGAATCAACAGGCGAGGGCTTAGGGATGAAGCTGGATGTCCATCCTCTTGACTCTTCAGTTCCAGCATTCCCGTGCAAATCTTAATACAAGGTAAAAACTCTTCTGCTGCCTGCGGATGCCTAACTCTCTTTTTCTGGGACGCCTGAGTCTTACAGCGAGACACAATGGCATCGATCGCATTCGTGAGAATATTCATAAACACCTGATTGAGCTGACCGGCATAGCACTCCACTAGGGGCAAATCCCCATACTCCTTGATCACCTTAATCGCCGGATATCCCGTAATTTCACAGAGTCGGCTTTGCAGAATCATCAAGGTACTATCTATTCCCTCATGGATATTCACCTCTTTCATCTGAGCCTCGTCATAGCGAGCAAAATTCCTGAGTAATCGCACAATCTCACGGATGCGCTCGGCACCCACTTGCATGGAACTTAGTAACTGGGGAAAATCGTCCATCAAGAAATCCAGCTCAATCGCTTCGATCTCCTGCTGGATGATCGGTGGCGGTAA of the Allocoleopsis franciscana PCC 7113 genome contains:
- a CDS encoding DUF1822 family protein; this translates as MTNFSNRTAQMLPDFDVLPTEAINLSPDVVDQALNLSAQIPDEERQWQTYLNALALGGFEEWLESRATDLTLNKKQCTLLQPFMANAIDAVSHLQVGQFKLCLIAMGSFTDEEVTVPRAVVDLPEFVAHFYVLVEVQEEQEIAVVQGFLSYQQLLNQRKQHDLEAEEDWTYQVPLNWFEHNPDRLLLNLRCLEPTAIPLPESVNQRSMQLARKRSELEALLPNLQSSDRQLWQVLTWEQGALVLTNPELLNWVYQLQQPAGQPEPLTAIKKHLADTLQMVTQPALNAGRWLLGELDELAQELSWVLLPSLAPIRTMRSPVEEFQDIVTQLRQTQVEIPLEARGAYRDLRLAGMPLRLYAVTWPLLSGSIPEWTLLLVLGATPGTHLPTGVQLRVSDQTGILVERMLDSQPRNSYFFTRVVGTWDEKFIVTVSLPSGIEQTLPPFSFNPQD